A window of Vulpes lagopus strain Blue_001 chromosome 21, ASM1834538v1, whole genome shotgun sequence contains these coding sequences:
- the ESPL1 gene encoding separin yields the protein MRSFKGIDFGTLLSNPKEAEELLPDLKEFLSKLPAGSPSCRSDAERRRACDAILRACNQQLTARLACPRHLESLLDLAELACDGYVVFTPQRSPLYLERILFIFLRNIATQGIPEATLRFAQPLHACLVQCSRQAAPQDYEAVARGSFSLLWKAAEGLEDQRAAFSARLKALSFLVLLEDESTPCEVPYFASPTAYRVAVAHQLFDATGHGLNEADADFLDDLLSRHVIKALVGEGGGPPGPLSPQRALCLLELTLEHCRRLCWSCHHAKATRVVEKAHEYLRNTDLAPSLQLCQLAVELLQTGEGEPQALAKLLITASTILNNSVEAPSPPLRALCDSCQFFLSALERGIKRRYGPDAVLGLFAFLGGYYSLIRQLQDGVGRDSSKQRQSLIQMQFQGLHLYTVVVYDFAQGCQVAHVADLAQLVESCKSTVAWMLEVSQSLSGQELTDYLGMTASYTSNLAYSFYSHKLYAEACAISEPLCQHLGLAKLGTYPELPPEKLHRCFRLHGESLKKLGKQAQGCTMVTLWLAALRPCGPQHMAEPVTFWVRVKMDAARAGDKELQLRTLRDSLSAWDPETLVFLLREELQAYKAVRADTGQERFNVICDLLELSPEETPAGAWARATHLVELAQVLCYHDFAQQTNCSALDAIQEALQLLESVRPETQAQDQLLDDKAQALLWLYICTLEAKMQEGIERDRRAQAPNNLEEFEVNDLNYEDKLQEDRFLYSNIAFNLAADAAQSKCLDQALALWKEVLTKAQAPAVRCLQQTLASLQTLAALYQLAAKPLQALEVLQLVRIVSQRLEDHAKAAGSSCHTTQLLLTLGCPSYAQLHLEKADASLKLLDHTTDTYLLLSLTCDLLRSHLYCVHQKVPEGAALLLSVLRDPALQRPSKAWYLLRVQALQLVACYLGLSSHSLPAPLREQLCAQGWQTPEIALIDSHKLLRSIILLLMGSDLLSTQKAAVETPFLDSGENLVQKWQVLTEVLSCSERLVSRLGQLGSVSEAKAFCLEALKLTTKLQMPRQCALFLVLKAELELARNDLDLCQSDLQQVLFLLESCTDFGGLAQPLDSVKKVHLQKGKQQAQAHRPPELPEEEPFLRGPALELVATVAKEPGPVAPSTNSSPILKVRPPPSAGFLTHLPTCDCLLCASPVLSAVCLRWALVTARVRLATGHQAQGLDLLQAVLNGCPAATERLTQALQASLNHKAPLSPVPRLLDEILAQAYTQLALEGLSRPSNKSLGKVLQSALRFVAARVPHLEPWRASLLWVRALAKLAALNCCAAQLFASSWGWQPPSVKSPPGSEPSKPRSQKHSGREHPQAASCTPSLRNTSLKGPEGGGLPCTPKPRGQARQAGPRVPFTVFEEVPSTKSKPEVPKAPRVQQRVQTRLKVNFSDDSDLEDLVSVEAQLAEGPKRRGTASRGRGRARKGSGLKTVSVAAPANAPRRPGLSGRSQRAKKVTPGHREELGPEIMRTIPAEEMTDDQMELSFEMLRGSDGEDSTLDGKAPAPGPDTAIGECEVLRRDSSKEELPIPRPDERDKDFGPRLRLPSAPTAIGVSTLDSICDLLTVAFRGVSHCPPSGLYAHLCRILALCLGHRDPCATACLVTESVSITCRHQLLTHLHRQLSKAQKHRGSLEMAEELQRLSLEEKPGDVPLARIQHLFSFGASGSGQFPEPEKESFQERLALIPRGVTVCVLALATLQPGTVGNTLLLTRLEKDNPPVTVQIPTAQSKLPLSSALKEFDTIQKEQKENSNCTDKREWWTGRLELDHRMEALITSLEKHVLGCWRGLLLPASDDPGPAQEASRLQELLQECGWKYPDPTLLKIMLHSASTLAPEDIQTLAYGLCPARPERAQELLSEAVGRLQGQTVPSNRHLVLVLDKDLQKLPWESMPSLRALSVTRLPSFRFLLSYSIIKESGASSVLSQGVDPRNTFYVLNPHNNLSSTEEQFRANFSSEAGWKGVVGEMPSAEQIQAALTERDLYIYAGHGAGARFLDGQAVLRLSCRAVALLFGCSSAALAVHGSLEGAGIVLKYIMAGCPLFLGNLWDVTDRDIDRYTEALLQGWLRAGPGAPLLYYVNQARQAPRLKHLIGAAPVAYGLPVCLR from the exons ATGAGAAGCTTCAAAGGAATCGACTTTGGGACCTTGCTAAGCAACCCAAAGGAGGCTGAAGAATTGCTGCCCGACTTGAAG GAGTTCCTGTCCAAGCTTCCGGCTGGTTCACCCAGCTGCCGATCTGATGCCGAGAGGAGACGAGCTTGTGATGCCATCTTGAGGGCTTGCAACCAGCAGCTGACGGCCAGGCTGGCTTGCCCTAGGCACCTGGAGAGTCTGCTGGACCTGGCAGAGCTGGCTTGCGACGGCTACGTGGTGTTCACCCCCCAGCGCTCACCCCTCTACCTGGAACGAattctcttcatctttcttcGGAACATTGCCACACAGGGAATCCCAGAGGCCACGCTTCGATTCGCGCAGCCCCTCCATGCCTGTTTGGTGCAGTGCTCTCGCCAAGCTGCTCCCCAGGACTATGAGGCTGTGGCCCGCGGCAGCTTTTCTCTGCTTTGGAAGGCGGCAGAAGGCCTGGAGGATCAGCGGGCTGCATTCTCGGCTCGGCTGAAGGCCTTGAGTTTTCTGGTGCTCTTGGAGGATGAAAGTACCCCTTGTGAAGTTCCCTACTTCGCTTCTCCAACAGCCTATCGAGTGGCAGTTGCCCATCAGCTATTTGATGCCACTGGGCATGGTCTGAATGAAGCAGATGCTGATTTCCTAGATGACCTGCTCTCCAGGCATGTGATCAAAGCCTTggtgggtgagggagggggtCCTCCTggtcctctctctccccagaggGCCCTCTGTCTCTTGGAACTCACCCTGGAACACTGCCGTCGCCTCTGCTGGAGCTGCCACCATGCCAAGGCTACCAGGGTAGTGGAGAAGGCCCATGAATACCTAAGGAACACCGATTTGGCCCCCAGCCTCCAGTTATGTCAGCTTGCGGTTGAACTGCTACAAACCGGGGAGGGAGAACCTCAGGCCCTGGCCAAGCTTCTGATCACGGCATCAACTATCCTGAACAACAGCGTGGAGGCCCCATCACCCCCGCTGCGGGCATTGTGTGACAGCTGCCAGTTCTTCCTCTCAGCCCTGGAGCGAGGCATCAAGAGGCGCTATGGACCTGATGCTGTTCTGGGTCTTTTTGCTTTTCTCGGGGGCTACTATTCTCTCATCCGGCAGCTGCAGGACGGT GTCGGTAGGGACTCCTCCAAGCAGCGGCAGTCTTTAATCCAGATGCAGTTTCAGGGACTTCATCTCTACACTGTAGTGGTTTATGACTTTGCGCAAGGCTGTCAG GTAGCTCACGTGGCTGACCTGGCCCAGCTAGTGGAAAGTTGCAAATCTACTGTGGCCTGGATGCTGGAGGTCTCGCAGAGCCTGTCAGGCCAAGAGCTGACTGACTACCTGGGCATGACTG CCTCCTACACCAGTAACTTGGCCTACAGCTTCTATAGTCACAAGCTGTACGCCGAGGCCTGTGCCATCTCTGAGCCCCTCTGTCAGCACCTGGGCTTGGCGAAGCTGGGCACCTATCCTGAGTTGCCTCCTGAGAAG TTGCACAGATGCTTCCGGCTGCACGGAGAGAGTTTGAAGAAACTGGGTAAGCAGGCCCAGGGCTGCACGATGGTGACTTTGTGGCTGGCGGCCCTGCGGCCCTGTGGCCCCCAGCACATGGCTGAGCCAGTCACCTTCTGGGTTCGGGTCAAGATGGATGCAGCCAGAGCAGGAGACAAGGAGCTACAGCTGAG GACCCTGCGAGACAGCCTGAGTGCCTGGGACCCGGAGACCCTGGTCTTCCTGCTGAGGGAAGAGCTGCAGGCCTATAAGGCTGTGCGAGCGGACACGGGGCAGGAGCGGTTCAACGTCATCTGTGACCTGTTGGAACTGAGCCCTGAGGAGACACCGGCTGGGGCCTGGGCTCGAGCCACCCATCTGGTGGAACTGGCTCAGGTGCTCTGCTACCACGACTTTGCCCAGCAGACCAACTG ctctgcCCTGGATGCTATCCAGGAAGCCCTGCAGCTTCTAGAGTCTGTGAGGCCCGAGACCCAGGCCCAGGATCAGCTTCTAGATGATAAAGCACAGGCCCTGCTGTGGCTCTACATCTGCACTCTGGAGGCCAAGATGCAGGAG GGTATCGAGCGGGATCGGAGAGCCCAGGCCCCTAATAACCTGGAGGAATTTGAAGTCAATGACCTGAACTATGAAGATAAACTGCAGGAAGACCGCTTCCTGTACAGTAACATCGCCTTCAACCTCGCTGCAGATGCTG CTCAGTCCAAATGCCTGGACCAAGCCCTGGCCCTGTGGAAGGAGGTGCTTACGAAGGCACAGGCGCCTGCTGTCCGTTGTCTCCAGCAGACATTGGCCTCGCTGCAGACCCTAGCAGCCCTCTATCAGCTGGCGGCAAAG CCCCTGCAGGCCCTGGAGGTCCTCCAGCTTGTTCGGATCGTCTCCCAGAGGTTGGAAGACCATGCAAAGGCAGCTGGCTCCTCCTGCCACACTACCCAGCTGCTCCTGACGCTCGGCTGTCCCAGCTATGCCCAG CTGCACCTGGAAAAGGCAGACGCCAGCCTGAAGCTTCTGGATCACACCACTGACACGTACTTGCTCCTTTCGCTGACCTGTGACCTGCTTCGAAGTCACCTCTACTGTGTTCACCAGAAG gTGCCCGAGGGCGCCGCTCTGCTGCTGTCTGTGCTCCGGGACCCCGCCCTCCAGCGGCCGTCCAAGGCCTGGTATCTGCTGCGTGTCCAGGCCCTGCAGCTGGTGGCCTGCTACCTCGGCCTCTCGTCACACAGCCTGCCGGCCCCCCTGCGGGAGCAGCTCTGCGCCCAAG GCTGGCAGACGCCCGAGATCGCACTCATCGACTCGCATAAGCTCCTCCGAAGCATCATCCTCCTGCTCATGGGCAGCGACTTGCTCTCGACGCAGAAGGCAGCTGTGGAGACCCCGTTCCTGGACTCCG GGGAAAATCTGGTTCAGAAGTGGCAGGTTCTGACCGAGGTGCTGAGCTGCTCAGAGAGGCTGGTCTCCCGCCTGGGCCAGCTGGGCAGCGTGAGCGAAGCCAAGGCCTTTTGCTTGGAGGCCCTGAAACTCACGACGAAGCTGCAGATGCCACGCCA gtgCGCCCTGTTCCTGGTGCTGAAGGCGGAGCTGGAGCTGGCGCGCAACGACCTCGACCTCTGCCAGTCAGACCTGCAGCAGGTTCTGTTCTTGCTGGAGTCTTGCACAG ACTTTGGGGGACTAGCCCAGCCCCTGGACTCTGTGAAGAAGGTGCACCTGCAGAAGGGCAAGCAGCAGGCCCAGGCCCACCGTCCTCCGGAGCTTCCAGAAGAGGAGCCCTTCCTCAGAGGCCCTGCTCTGGAGCTGGTAGCCACTGTGGCCAAGGAGCCTGGCCCCGTAGCGCCTTCTACTAACTCTTCCCCTATCCTGAAGGTGAGGCCCCCGCCCAGCGCCGGCTTCCTGACCCACCTGCCCACGTGTGACTGCCTCCTCTGTGCCAGCCCTGTCCTCTCGGCAGTCTGTCTGCGCTGGGCATTGGTCACCGCGAGGGTGCGGCTAGCCACGGGCCATCAGGCCCAGGGTCTGGATCTGCTGCAGGCTGTGCTGAACGGATGCCCTGCAGCCACCGAGCGCCTCACCCAAGCTCTGCAGGCTTCCCTGAATCACAAAGcacccctgtcccctgtcccGAGGCTTCTGGATGAGATCCTGGCTCAGGCCTACACACAGCTGGCACTGGAGGGGCTGAGCCGCCCGTCAAACAAGAGCCTGGGGAAGGTCCTGCAGTCGGCACTGAGGTTTGTGGCAGCGCGGGTGCCCCACCTGGAGCCTTGGCGAGCCAGCCTGCTCTGGGTTCGGGCCCTGGCAAAGCTGGCTGCCCTCAACTGTTGCGCGGCCCAACTTTTTGCAAGCTCCTGGGGCTGGCAGCCCCCGTCCGTGAAATCGCCCCCAGGCTCAGAGCCGTCTAAGCCTCGGAGTCAAAAACATTCTGGAAGAGAGCATCCACAGGCGGCCTCTTGCACCCCGTCCCTCCGTAACACCTCTCTGAAAGGTCCGGAAGGTGGAGGACTGCCCTGCACACCTAAGccccggggccaggccaggcaggcaggCCCTCGTGTCCCTTTCACCGTGTTTGAGGAAGTCCCCTCTACAAAGAGCAAGCCTGAGGTTCCCAAGGCCCCCAGGGTACAACAGAGGGTCCAGACGCGACTCAAG GTGAACTTCAGCGATGACAGTGACTTGGAAGACCTGGTCTCAGTTGAGGCACAGCTTGCAGAGGGGCCCAAGAGACGGGGCACTGCttcccggggccggggccgggccagGAAGGGCTCGGGCTTGAAGACTGTTTCGGTGGCAGCCCCAGCTAATGCCCCCCGGCGCCCTGGCCTCAGTGGCAGGAGCCAGAGGGCCAAGAAGGTGACACCAGGGCACCGTGAAGAgctgggccctgagatcatgaggaCCATCCCTGCGGAGGAAATGACTGACGACCAGATGGAACTGAGCTTTGAGATGCTTAGGGGCTCTGATGGAGAAGACTCTACCTTAG ATGGGAAGGCACCCGCTCCAGGACCTGACACGGCCATAGGCGAATGTGAGGTGTTGAGACGTGATTCCAGCAAAGAGGAGCTGCCCATCCCACGCCCAGACGAGAGAGACAAGGACTTCGGTCCTCGGCTCCGGCTCCCCTCAGCCCCTACAGCCATTG GTGTGTCCACCCTGGATTCCATCTGTGACTTGCTGACCGTTGCTTTCCGTGGGGTGAGTCACTGCCCTCCGAGTGGGCTCTATGCTCATCTCTGCCGCATCCTGGCTTTGTGCTTGGGCCACCGGGATCCCTGTGCCACTGCCTGCCTCGTCACCGAGTCTGTGTCCATCACCTGTCGCCACCAACTGCTCACCCACCTCCACAGGCAGCTCAG CAAGGCCCAGAAGCACCGGGGATCACTCGAAATGGCAGAGGAGCTACAGAGGCTGAGCCTGGAGGAGAAGCCTGGAGATGTCCCCCTGGCCCGCATCCAGCACCTCTTTTCCTTCGGGGCTTCGGGTTCCGGTCAATTCCCTGAGCCCGAGAAGGAGAGTTTCCAGGAGCGCCTGGCGCTCATCCCCAGGG gggtgactgtgtgtgtgttggctcTGGCCACGCTCCAGCCTGGAACTGTGGGCAACACCCTGCTGCTGACCCGGCTGGAAAAAGACAATCCCCCAGTCACTGTGCAGATCCCCACTGCCCAGAGCAAG CTTCCTCTGAGCTCAGCCCTGAAAGAGTTCGACACCATCcagaaggaacagaaggagaacAGCAACTGTACAGACAAACGAGAATGGTGGACCGGGCGGCTAGAACTGGACCACAGGATGGAG GCTCTCATCACTTCCCTGGAGAAGCATGTGTTGGGCTGCTGGAGGGGACTGTTGCTACCAGCCAGCGACGACCCTGGCCCTGCACAGGAGGCCTCCCGCCTACAAGAGTTGCTGCAGGAATGTGGCTGGAAATATCCTGACCCAACTCTGCTGAAA ATCATGCTCCACAGTGCCAGTACCCTTGCTCCCGAGGACATTCAGACTCTGGCCTATGGGCTGTGCCCAGCCCGGCCAGAACGAGCCCAGGAGCTTCTGAGTGAGGCCGTAGGACGTCTGCAAGGTCAGACGGTACCAAGCAACAGGCACCTTGTCTTAGTGCTAGACAAG GACCTGCAAAAGCTGCCATGGGAGAGCATGCCCAGCCTCCGGGCGCTGTCCGTCACTCGGCTGCCCTCCTTCCGCTTCCTGCTCAGTTACTCCATCATCAAAGAG TCTGGGGCCTCGTCAGTGCTAAGCCAAGGGGTGGATCCACGCAATACCTTCTATGTCCTGAACCCTCACAATAACCTGTCCAGCACAGAGGAGCAATTTCGAGCCAATTTTAGCAG CGAAGCTGGCTGGAAAGGCGTGGTTGGGGAAATGCCAAGCGCAGAACAAATACAGGCGGCCTTGACGGAGCGCGACTTATATAT CTACGCAGGGCACGGGGCTGGGGCCCGCTTCCTGGACGGACAGGCCGTCCTCCGGCTGAGCTGCCGGGCGGTGGCCCTGCTGTTCGGCTGCAGCAGCGCGGCCCTGGCTGTCCACGGGAGCCTGGAGGGAGCTGGCATCGTGCTCAAGTACATCATGGCCGGCTG TCCCCTGTTTCTGGGTAATCTCTGGGACGTGACTGACCGAGACATTGACCGCTACACGGAGGCTCTGCTGCAGGGCTGGCTGCGGGCAGGCCCAGGAGCCCCGCTTCTGTACTACGTCAACCAGGCCCGCCAGGCTCCCCGACTCAAGCATCTTATTGGGGCTGCGCCTGTGGCGTACGGCTTGCCCGTCTGCCTGCGGTGA
- the PFDN5 gene encoding prefoldin subunit 5, protein MAQSVNITELNLPQLEMLKNQLDQEVEFLSTSIAQLKVVQTKYVEAKDCLHVLNKNNEGKELLVPLTSSMYVPGKLHDVEHVLIDVGTGYYVEKTAEDAKDFFKRKIDFLTKQMEKIQPALQEKHAMKQAVMEMMSQKIQQLTALGATQATAKA, encoded by the exons ATGGCGCAGTCGGTTAACATCACGGAGCTGAACCTGCCGCAGCTAGAGATGCTCAAGAACCAGCTGGACCAG GAAGTGGAGTTCCTGTCCACGTCCATCGCGCAGCTCAAGGTGGTGCAGACCAAGTACGTGGAAGCCAAGGACTGTCTGCACGTGCTCAACAAGAACAACGAGG GGAAAGAACTACTCGTCCCACTGACGAGTTCT ATGTATGTCCCTGGGAAGCTACATGATGTGGAACATGTACTCATCGATGTGGGAACAGGCTACTATGTAGAAAAG ACAGCGGAGGATGCCAAGGACTTTTTCAAGAGGAAGATAGACTTTCTTACGAAGCAAATGGAGAAAATCCAACCAGCTCTGCAGGAGAAGCATGCCATGAAACAGG CTGTCATGGAGATGATGAGCCAGAAGATTCAGCAGCTCACAGCCCTGGGGGCAACTCAGGCGACGGCCAAGGCCTGA
- the MYG1 gene encoding MYG1 exonuclease: MGRGFPRALLPRLLWPPPPARPGPRMLRAEPAPPPKRPRGGLMAPARIGTHDGTFHCDEALACALLRLLPEYRDAEIVRTRDPEKLAACDVVVDVGGEYDPQRHRYDHHQRSFTETMSSLSPGKRWQTKLSSAGLVYLHFGHKLLAQLLGTNEEDSMVGTIYDKMYENFVEEVDAVDNGISQWEEGEPRYVLTTTLSARVARLNPTWNQPNQDTEAGFQRAMDLVREEFLQRVDFYQHSWLPARALVQEALTQRFQVDPSGEIVELAKGGCPWKEHLYHLESGLSPPVTVAFVIYTDQAGQWRVQCVPKEPHSFQSRLPLPEPWRGLRDEALDQVSGIPGCVFVHTSGFIGGHRTREGALSMARATLAQRPAPQPPTNPPLAQ; the protein is encoded by the exons ATGGGCCGCGGCTTCCCGCGCGCTCTCCTCCCGCGGCTGCTGtggccgccgccccccgcgcggccCGGACCCCGGATGCTCCGCGCGGAGCCCGCCCCGCCGCCCAAGCGACCCCGCGGCGGCCTCATGGCGCCGGCCCGAATCGGGACGCACGACGGCACCTTCCACTGCGACGAGGCGCTGGCGTGCGCGCTGCTGCGCCTCCTGCCCGAGTACCGG GATGCGGAGATTGTGCGGACCCGGGACCCCGAGAAACTGGCAGCTTGTGACGTGGTGGTAGACGTGGGTGGCGAGTACGACCCTCAGAGGCACCGGTACGACCATCACCAGAG ATCTTTCACAGAGACCATGAGCTCCCTGTCTCCTGGGAAGCGGTGGCAGACCAAGCTGAGCAGTGCGGGACTCGTCTATCTGCACTTCGGGCACAAGCTGCTGGCCCAGTTGCTGGGCACCAACGAAGAGGACAGCATGGTGGGCACCATCTATGACAAG ATGTACGAGAACTTCGTGGAGGAGGTGGATGCGGTGGACAATGGGATCTCccagtgggaagagggagagccTAGATACGTGCTGACGACCACACTGAGTGCCCGGGTTGCGAGACTTAACCCCACCTGGAACCAGCCCAACCAAGACACCGAG GCCGGGTTCCAACGCGCCATGGACCTAGTTCGAGAGGAATTTCTACAGAGAGTAGATTTCTATCAGCACAGCTGGCTGCCCGCCCGGGCCTTGGTGCAGGAGGCCCTGACCCAGCGATTCCAG GTGGACCCAAGTGGAGAGATCGTGGAACTGGCAAAAGGTGGATGCCCCTGGAAGGAGCACCTCTACCACCTGGAATCTGGGCTCTCTCCCCCGGTGACTGTCGCCTTTGTTATCTACACTGACCAGGCCGGACAGTGGCGGGTACAGTGTGTGCCCAAGGAGCCCCATTCGTTCCAGAGCCG GCTGCCCCTGCCAGAGCCATGGCGGGGTCTTCGGGACGAGGCCCTGGACCAGGTCAGTGGGATTCCTGGCTGCGTCTTTGTCCACACCAGCGGCTTCATTGGTGGCCACCGCACCCGAGAAGGTGCCCTGAGCATGGCCCGTGCCACCTTGGCCCAGCGCCCAGCACCTCAGCCTCCCACAAATCCCCCCTTAGCCCAATAA